Genomic DNA from Mastomys coucha isolate ucsf_1 unplaced genomic scaffold, UCSF_Mcou_1 pScaffold16, whole genome shotgun sequence:
TAATAACTGCCTGCGACTCCAGTTCCTAGGGcgccgacaccctcttctggcttccttgggcactgcacatacatggtgcacagacatacacgcaagcaaaacacccatgcacattaaaaaaataaaaaaataagcatgaaACTGTCGTTCCATTAAGTGGCATCATTTTTACATTATAATCTTATGCTAACCCTGAGCCTTGCAAGTTTATAGCTGTTGTTAGGAACaagatattcatttttttttttttttaaagaactgggGAGAGACAGGGTTGGgtgcctagagagatggctcagatggttgAGAACTTGGTAGATCTTCCAGAGGACGTGGTTGATACCCAGCTCATACTTAGCAGCTCACAGGCACCGGTAATTTCAGTCCCacgggatccaacaccctcttccagGCTCCGTAAGCACCAGAGGCTTCTCTAAACACACgaggtgcacagacacatgcagacaaaattaTCAGACACAGGagataaacaaatattaaaaaaatagaggaaaaaaaatcaaagtaccATTTAACATGACCACAGGTAAATCAGAAACGCCATGCCTCGACTATCCCACTGTTAcaaaacacacttaaaaatacaCCATATTTAACAGAAAGCAAGTAGATTCGTATTCAGAATGAAGTTTTCCGGCACCTTGATGTTGCTTCTGTCTCCTTGTAGTAAGATCAGTATTAATTTACCCATGAACATCAGTCTTCCCATCAGCCTTAACTCTGAAGCCCACTTCTCCACAGCCTTAACGTATTTAGTCCTCGCTCTCATGTGATCTAAACGCAAAAGAGTCATCCATAGTCCATCGTCCACAGTCGTGCTTTCCGGCAAAGTACACTTCTCATCGCTGCTCGTGGTCTCTGGCTGGCTGAGGACGCGTCTGAGATTCTGCTGAATCCAAAGAACCAGTTCGTGAACCATCGGTTCTGACAAAAGCTTCCCGGCTTCTCCAAGTAACTTCTCCTTCACAGCACCACACTGGGCCCTGGTCAGATGTTCCGAGGTAACCGAGATGCCGGGGAGACACAAAGGGTAACCGGCTGGTAAATGGAACGCCAACTCTAAGGGCACATCCTCACCCACAAGTCCTTCAGCTGTTGTGTGAATTCTAAACACGGCCCCATCTGTCTCTGGAAGACATCCAAAAATAATCATTAGCTCTACATAACTCAATCTCAATGGAATACTAATCAGTTAAAATTTTCCCTTTCAAACCTCAATTTATTTCTCATAGGAAAACTCTGCGTTTATTTTATGAAGAGACACAAAATGTAAAGAAAGCCATGATTTACAGGTCATTTCCCCCAGccataaatatatatgaacagTACCACACAAATGTACTTGCAATTCACTCTCTTTATCACCCATTTttacaaaattatgaaaaaaaaggCAGTTTTGATTCATATAATTTCCATCCATATTTCAATGGTAATTACGAAAACCACGACTCAGTTCTTACAGGGGTTCAAAGGAGCAGCAACGTGTATAGGAAACGTGTATGGAGTCCACTCCAAGTCACTTGGAACCTGGGTGGTGGCAGGGCCACGCGACACTGATGACTGGCTGTGACACTGAAAGTGATGGAACCTACTCTTCTGATTCTGACACACTCGCATCAGTGTGACATAAAGGCAGCAGGATAAACGGAAACTGAGCAGGCGTCCGGTCAGCCTCCACTGGCTCCGAGAGGGGCAGAGCACGAGTAGGAGACGAGATGAAATATTCTGCTCTCTTTCAGACGTGCTTGGCTTCCCCACTCTGATGTGTTCCACATCGCTTCACCCCACTTTCCAAAACGTTGATAAAATGTCAGGCTAATTCATTCTGCAGGGGGCAGAAGCGCCCTGATCAGAGTGTGAAGAAGAGAGCCGGGTCCAGACACAGGGCTGTGTGGCCagcctgcctctcttccttctttctctgcaccCCTGTTCTATTTCTCAACACAGAAGCAGCCAGATCCTACACCTAGATGGCTGCCTCAACAATGGAGACCCAAATACATCCTCTATTTTAAAGAACCTAACAGAACACGGAAATCGCTCCTTGGCTATCTGATCCCAACGGTATCTAAAAGCTGTTGTTACACAGATTCTTACAGGACATAGCACATCGGTTACAGAGTTTTTCCTTAATGGATGTCAATACCAGCTGCCAGGAACTACTATTTTAAGACACCATCTAGAATCAGAGGCAGTAGCTATTCCAATGACCatataatcttttcttttacatatgtaatgtatatacTATTAAGAAAAACTTTTCTAAATGTAACAGCATATATGCTTCTAAAAGCTATCCCATGCTTCAAGTATCTTTGTTCCTCCTTCCTTGTTCTACTAACATACTATCATTATTACTCTCATTAtgattggggtgtgtgtgtgtgtgtgtgtgtgtagccaggGGAGGGTCAAAGAACAACTTAGCAGAACAGTTCTGTCTCATCGTCTTGGAGGATTTTGGGATTGTCAGACCCATGTGCAAGCACCTCCACCCACTGAAACATCTCACTAGCTCTAagtctctcctttctttcattgcattcatctttttttttaaagatgtatttatttattttatgcatacgagtacacactgtagctgtacagatagttgtaagccttcaccTGGTTGTTGTGAATTGACTTTAGTACCTCTgttcactctggtcaaccccactcgctccagtaGACTCCattcgctccagcccaaagatgtatttattattataaataagtacactgcagctgtcttcaaacacaccagaagagggcatcagatctcattacgggtggttgtgagtcaccatgtggttgctgggatttgaactcaggacctttggaagagcagtcggtgctcttactcactgagccatctcaccagcccgtatTCATCTTTTTAATGGTATATTTTACTGTCAGAGTAGGCTCCAATAATAACAGTTCAGCTAATGTATTTTGCTGTTAGGGCTTTTATGGACCTGTAAACAACACAGGGTCACCAGGCAGAATAAACTTGTTGGCAATCATTCAGTAAGCCTGCATTCTCTCTCAATGAGGGGGTAGAATCTTTAATCTTCAATCATTCATCATTCTGCAAGCATACATTGGGTACATGTCAACCCTGTGCACTGTGctgttcatgaaaaaaaaaaaaatttaggtaaGACACAGAT
This window encodes:
- the Rwdd3 gene encoding RWD domain-containing protein 3 isoform X2; protein product: MAEEVREELSALAAIFCGPHEWEMLSCSETDGAVFRIHTTAEGLVGEDVPLELAFHLPAGYPLCLPGISVTSEHLTRAQCGAVKEKLLGEAGKLLSEPMVHELVLWIQQNLRRVLSQPETTSSDEKCTLPESTTVDDGLWMTLLRLDHMRARTKYVKAVEKWASELRLMGRLMFMGVPDPSENLQSRCGLKWKEMQREND
- the Rwdd3 gene encoding RWD domain-containing protein 3 isoform X1 produces the protein MAEEVREELSALAAIFCGPHEWEMLSCSETDGAVFRIHTTAEGLVGEDVPLELAFHLPAGYPLCLPGISVTSEHLTRAQCGAVKEKLLGEAGKLLSEPMVHELVLWIQQNLRRVLSQPETTSSDEKCTLPESTTVDDGLWMTLLRLDHMRARTKYVKAVEKWASELRLMGRLMFMGKLILILLQGDRSNIKEYLILQKTSKVDVDSSGKKCKEKMISVLSETKVQTEHKRFLAFEVKEYSTLEELQKEFEAAGLQELFSECVLGLVK